From Deltaproteobacteria bacterium, one genomic window encodes:
- a CDS encoding HlyD family efflux transporter periplasmic adaptor subunit produces MQTDSVEIKNRNRRRGKIALVIFAILLISGSVIGYFVYQFRKTHIKTDDAFIEGTVYTISPRVAGTVHEVLVADNEHVEKGDVLVRVDPEPYEVMLAEEEAKLVSEEKRLVQTTKAVSAARADVKLAGAELDQAKIDFDRAESLLKSEAIPRSEFDKAKTALQIAGAAKEAKEASLASLASSLETIKAAIESAGASVKNARLNLRYTSLVSPGGGYVTRKNVEVGNYITVGQPVMALVANGELWVVANYKETQIEHMRVSDPVEIMVDTYKGRKLHGRIESFMAGTGSAFSLFPPENATGNYVKVVQRVPVKIVFTEPIPEDVSLRVGMSVVPTVLVSR; encoded by the coding sequence ATGCAAACCGACAGCGTTGAGATAAAGAACAGGAACAGGCGAAGGGGAAAGATCGCCCTTGTCATCTTTGCGATTCTTCTTATCTCCGGATCCGTAATCGGTTATTTCGTATACCAGTTCCGCAAGACCCACATCAAGACCGACGACGCCTTCATAGAGGGCACGGTGTACACCATCTCCCCCCGGGTGGCGGGAACGGTCCACGAGGTGCTGGTCGCTGACAACGAGCACGTGGAAAAAGGAGACGTCCTGGTCAGGGTCGACCCGGAACCCTACGAGGTCATGCTTGCCGAGGAGGAGGCAAAGCTCGTATCGGAGGAGAAGCGGCTGGTGCAGACGACGAAGGCGGTTTCCGCTGCGCGGGCGGACGTGAAGCTCGCCGGGGCGGAGCTTGACCAGGCAAAAATCGATTTCGACCGGGCGGAGAGCCTCCTGAAATCGGAGGCCATTCCCCGGAGCGAATTCGACAAGGCGAAAACGGCACTTCAGATCGCAGGCGCTGCAAAGGAGGCAAAGGAAGCGAGTCTCGCCTCCCTCGCGTCTTCTCTCGAGACCATAAAGGCGGCTATAGAGAGCGCCGGGGCTTCCGTTAAAAACGCCCGGCTGAACCTCAGGTACACCTCCCTTGTCTCCCCGGGGGGTGGGTACGTTACCAGGAAGAACGTCGAGGTGGGGAACTATATCACCGTGGGGCAGCCGGTGATGGCGCTTGTCGCAAACGGAGAGCTGTGGGTCGTGGCAAATTACAAGGAGACCCAGATTGAGCACATGCGGGTTTCCGATCCCGTCGAAATCATGGTGGATACCTACAAGGGGAGAAAGCTCCACGGAAGGATAGAGAGCTTCATGGCGGGGACGGGGTCGGCATTTTCCCTCTTTCCTCCCGAGAATGCAACGGGAAACTACGTAAAGGTGGTCCAGCGGGTTCCCGTCAAGATCGTCTTTACCGAACCGATCCCCGAAGATGTGTCCCTGCGGGTCGGGATGTCCGTGGTGCCCACCGTCCTCGTATCGAGGTAA
- a CDS encoding DHA2 family efflux MFS transporter permease subunit → MPATRVNKWIVAITVMIPTMIEIIDISVANVALDHIRGSLSAGIDEATWVLTSYLVSNAIIIPMSGWLARMFGRKRYLIGSITLFTVSSILCGASTSLMMLVAFRVLQGLAGGALQPISQAILLETFPPKEHGMAMAIFGVGAMFGPIAGPLLGGYVTDALSWRWIFYINGPIGIIAILMTVLFIHDPPYFERIKGRIDYWGIILLTIGVGALQIILDKGEREAWFQSSFIVYLAIISILALILLAIRELYFAERPIINLRLFKNISFASGNIAMFITFFNLLGSIVLLPLYVQILMGYSAFQAGWILAPGGVVTLVCMPIVGRLTDRYNPKYVLVVGVFLCALSTRLMSRFNLHADFVSIMIPRMVLGMGMAFLFIPLTNLTLSLIPKPEMGYATSIYNFLRNLGGSFGIAFSTTMVTRRSQFHHLRLSEHMHRLNEGFNISLARIKLFILGKTGMGPALSEQVAMQGVYGEMKRQALMKGFNDSFYLLSAFMFMVLFLVFFIRYHXXAVI, encoded by the coding sequence ATGCCCGCCACGAGGGTGAACAAGTGGATCGTTGCGATAACCGTGATGATCCCCACCATGATAGAGATCATCGACATCAGCGTGGCCAACGTTGCCCTCGATCACATACGGGGGTCCCTTTCCGCCGGCATCGATGAGGCCACCTGGGTGCTCACCTCATACCTGGTGTCGAACGCCATCATCATCCCCATGTCGGGGTGGCTTGCGCGGATGTTCGGGAGGAAGCGGTACCTCATCGGGTCGATTACCCTGTTCACCGTGAGCTCCATACTGTGCGGGGCCTCGACGTCCCTTATGATGCTCGTTGCATTCAGGGTCCTCCAGGGGCTCGCCGGCGGGGCGCTCCAGCCAATCTCGCAGGCCATCCTTCTCGAGACCTTTCCGCCGAAGGAGCACGGGATGGCCATGGCCATTTTCGGCGTGGGCGCCATGTTCGGCCCCATCGCGGGCCCGCTTCTCGGGGGGTACGTGACGGACGCGCTCTCCTGGAGATGGATATTCTACATCAACGGGCCAATCGGGATTATCGCGATCCTGATGACGGTTCTCTTCATTCACGATCCCCCCTATTTCGAGAGGATAAAGGGGAGGATCGACTACTGGGGAATCATCCTGCTGACCATCGGCGTCGGGGCGCTCCAGATAATCCTCGACAAGGGCGAGCGGGAGGCATGGTTCCAGTCCTCTTTCATCGTGTACCTCGCAATCATTTCGATACTGGCCCTCATTCTCCTGGCCATCAGGGAGCTCTACTTCGCCGAAAGGCCCATCATCAATCTCCGGCTCTTTAAGAACATCTCCTTCGCCTCGGGGAATATCGCCATGTTCATCACCTTCTTCAACCTCCTGGGCTCGATCGTCCTTCTGCCCCTCTACGTCCAGATCCTCATGGGCTACTCGGCCTTTCAGGCGGGGTGGATCCTGGCTCCGGGGGGCGTCGTCACCCTCGTCTGCATGCCCATCGTGGGCAGGCTCACCGACAGGTACAATCCCAAGTACGTGCTCGTGGTGGGGGTGTTTCTCTGCGCCCTCTCCACGCGCCTGATGAGCCGTTTCAACCTTCATGCCGACTTCGTGTCGATCATGATTCCCCGCATGGTCCTCGGTATGGGGATGGCGTTCCTCTTCATCCCCCTGACCAACCTGACCCTTTCGCTCATTCCGAAGCCCGAGATGGGCTACGCCACGTCGATTTACAACTTTCTCCGGAACCTGGGCGGCAGCTTCGGCATCGCCTTCTCCACCACCATGGTCACCCGGCGCTCCCAGTTCCACCATTTGCGCCTCTCCGAGCACATGCACCGGTTAAACGAGGGCTTCAACATCTCTCTTGCCAGGATCAAGCTCTTTATACTGGGAAAGACGGGGATGGGACCCGCCCTCTCGGAGCAGGTTGCGATGCAGGGGGTGTATGGTGAGATGAAGAGGCAGGCCCTGATGAAAGGCTTCAACGACTCCTTTTACCTGCTGTCGGCGTTTATGTTCATGGTCCTGTTTCTGGTCTTTTTCATCAGGTATCATAANNAGGCTGTGATATAA
- a CDS encoding c-type cytochrome, whose protein sequence is MFTRTLTKGTRLYVFAALSLVVSVSLVAQGGKAEEKAGGELKIKRSMGHVGPDLSDDKWRYGASDQELYESIAGGRPGGMPPFGKNLKEEEIWSIVSYIRSMTQEIQGLKKKVMISEGEKAYRENCGVCHGPDGQGAIGPNLVERKRWKYGATDAKLFESISKGRPGGMHGWRKYIGDEKIWDIIAFLKSLSKDGKETHRAKIQAAKGRPVYLENCSACHGKDAEGRSGPSLIDKEWRYGSTDQKIFESIAKGRHGKDMPSFGKELGEDNISYVIAYLRSIAEDIEQDKVKQVIREGEKLYKQRCSVCHGKDVRSFAVAPPPFTEGIFPCSDCHEDIEPNRQRRELEDEHTDIELTHAAGQRWCLDCHDAENRDVLRLANGDTVPFTESFRLCGQCHGDKYRDWRAGVHGKRTGMWDGQKQYLLCANCHNPHSPRFKPLIPLPPPASPEDIK, encoded by the coding sequence ATGTTTACTCGAACTTTAACGAAGGGGACCCGTCTTTATGTGTTCGCCGCCCTGTCTCTCGTGGTTTCCGTTTCGCTTGTCGCACAAGGGGGGAAGGCAGAGGAGAAAGCCGGGGGGGAACTGAAGATAAAAAGGTCAATGGGGCACGTGGGTCCGGACCTGTCCGATGACAAGTGGAGGTATGGCGCATCGGACCAGGAGCTCTACGAATCCATCGCCGGGGGGCGCCCGGGTGGTATGCCGCCCTTTGGAAAAAATCTGAAGGAGGAGGAGATCTGGAGCATCGTTTCCTATATCAGGAGCATGACCCAGGAGATTCAGGGGCTGAAAAAGAAGGTCATGATCTCGGAAGGTGAGAAGGCCTACCGGGAAAACTGCGGTGTCTGCCACGGGCCTGATGGTCAGGGTGCTATCGGTCCGAACCTCGTTGAAAGGAAAAGGTGGAAGTACGGGGCAACGGATGCAAAGCTTTTCGAGTCGATCTCGAAGGGACGCCCGGGGGGCATGCACGGCTGGAGAAAATATATCGGTGATGAGAAGATATGGGACATTATCGCCTTCCTGAAGAGCCTTTCAAAGGATGGAAAGGAAACCCACAGGGCGAAAATTCAGGCCGCCAAGGGAAGGCCGGTGTACCTGGAGAACTGTTCCGCCTGCCATGGCAAAGATGCGGAGGGAAGGTCAGGGCCGAGTCTCATCGACAAGGAATGGAGGTACGGCTCGACGGATCAGAAGATATTCGAATCTATAGCCAAGGGGCGGCACGGAAAGGATATGCCTTCTTTCGGCAAGGAACTGGGTGAAGACAACATCTCTTACGTGATCGCGTATTTAAGGAGCATCGCCGAAGACATCGAGCAGGACAAGGTGAAGCAGGTGATAAGGGAGGGTGAGAAACTGTACAAACAGCGCTGTTCCGTCTGTCACGGCAAAGACGTGAGATCCTTCGCTGTGGCACCCCCGCCTTTCACCGAAGGGATATTCCCCTGCTCGGACTGCCACGAGGACATAGAGCCGAACAGGCAGAGACGGGAGCTCGAAGACGAGCACACGGACATCGAGCTAACGCACGCTGCGGGCCAGCGCTGGTGCCTGGACTGCCATGATGCGGAAAACAGGGATGTTCTGCGACTGGCAAACGGCGATACGGTTCCCTTCACCGAATCGTTCAGGCTCTGCGGCCAGTGCCATGGCGACAAGTACAGAGACTGGAGAGCCGGCGTTCACGGCAAGCGGACGGGAATGTGGGACGGGCAGAAGCAGTACCTTTTGTGCGCCAACTGCCACAACCCTCACTCCCCGAGGTTCAAGCCGCTCATACCGCTGCCGCCCCCGGCCAGTCCGGAAGATATCAAATAA
- a CDS encoding 4Fe-4S dicluster domain-containing protein gives MSHTKTSEAKRRSRRKFLKGVGAAVGSTLVARRKAEALSFSMSELFQQHFKKFTKEDLERVLARLEDEYKKKFGREVEVTAEPHIPNSLFAYALDLSRCIGCRRCVYGCVEENNQSREPQIQWIKVLRMEKEKGINVEEAELYYNPDLVPEEGYFYMPVQCHQCRNAPCTKVCPVQATWMEPDGIVVVDYNWCIGCRYCMAACPYGARHFNWAEPKIPEEELNPKTHYLGNRPRYVGVVEKCTFCIQRSRNGRYPACVEVCPVGARKFGDLNDPDSEIRYTIENKRVFIFKEELNTQPKFFYYFGI, from the coding sequence ATGTCCCACACAAAGACATCGGAAGCGAAAAGAAGGAGCAGGAGGAAGTTTTTGAAAGGGGTGGGTGCCGCCGTCGGTTCGACCCTGGTTGCGCGAAGAAAAGCAGAGGCCCTCTCTTTTTCCATGAGCGAGCTTTTCCAGCAGCATTTCAAGAAGTTCACGAAAGAGGATCTCGAGCGGGTTCTTGCCCGGCTCGAGGATGAATACAAAAAAAAGTTCGGAAGAGAGGTGGAGGTAACGGCGGAACCTCACATACCCAATTCGCTCTTCGCCTATGCCCTGGATCTTTCCCGCTGCATCGGCTGCAGGCGATGCGTTTACGGGTGCGTGGAGGAGAACAACCAGTCCAGGGAGCCCCAGATCCAGTGGATAAAGGTTCTCCGCATGGAGAAGGAGAAGGGCATAAACGTGGAGGAGGCCGAGCTCTATTACAATCCCGATCTCGTTCCCGAGGAAGGGTATTTTTACATGCCCGTGCAGTGCCACCAGTGCAGGAACGCCCCCTGCACGAAGGTCTGCCCGGTCCAGGCAACGTGGATGGAGCCGGACGGGATCGTCGTGGTCGATTACAACTGGTGTATCGGGTGCAGGTACTGCATGGCTGCCTGTCCCTACGGAGCAAGGCATTTCAACTGGGCGGAGCCGAAAATACCGGAGGAGGAGCTCAACCCCAAAACCCATTACCTCGGCAACAGGCCCCGGTACGTCGGTGTGGTGGAGAAGTGCACCTTCTGCATCCAGCGGTCGAGAAACGGGAGGTATCCGGCCTGTGTCGAGGTGTGCCCCGTTGGTGCCAGGAAGTTCGGGGATTTAAATGATCCCGATAGCGAGATCAGGTATACCATTGAAAATAAGCGGGTGTTCATATTCAAGGAGGAGCTGAACACGCAGCCCAAGTTTTTCTACTATTTCGGAATATAA
- a CDS encoding polysulfide reductase, protein MKKEKQSTTFFGQVLNLVIKGPKIYYWWVGYLIFFVVLGVICYLIQLNKGMIVTAMRDQVSWGFYIANFTFLVGVAAAAVYLVIPGYIYKFEDIKEIAVIGEILAIVAIIMAILFVVVDVGRPDRVWHLIPRIGRMNFPVSLLAWDIIALNSYLVINVVIAWYIIYNHYHNREPNKAIYWPLILASIPLAVSIHTVTAFLYNGLAARPFWNSAIIAPRFIASAFCSGPALMLIVFQIARRVTNIRITNRAIFKIAELIAYAMAINLFLLVCEYFKEYYSDTTHIASFKYLYMGLHGKNALVPFIWIAILFNIMGFLLLLIPKTRENLITLNIGCILILHGVYIEKGMGLVIPGFIPDVLGEIYEYTPTFTEFLIGMGIWGFGMLLYTIILKVAIPIKTGDFTSSRAETKADVEEAEGFPA, encoded by the coding sequence ATGAAAAAGGAAAAGCAATCAACGACGTTTTTCGGCCAGGTCCTGAACCTCGTCATCAAGGGACCCAAGATCTATTACTGGTGGGTCGGCTACCTGATCTTTTTTGTCGTCCTCGGGGTGATCTGCTACCTGATTCAGTTGAACAAAGGGATGATCGTCACGGCCATGAGGGACCAGGTTTCCTGGGGGTTTTACATCGCCAACTTCACCTTCCTGGTGGGCGTTGCCGCGGCGGCCGTGTACCTCGTCATACCGGGATACATATACAAGTTCGAGGACATAAAGGAGATAGCCGTTATCGGGGAGATTCTCGCCATCGTCGCAATCATCATGGCTATCCTCTTCGTCGTCGTGGACGTCGGCCGCCCCGACAGGGTGTGGCACCTCATTCCGAGAATCGGCCGCATGAACTTCCCCGTGTCGCTGCTTGCCTGGGATATCATAGCGCTGAACAGTTACCTCGTGATAAACGTGGTCATCGCGTGGTACATCATCTACAACCACTATCACAACAGAGAGCCGAACAAAGCGATATACTGGCCCCTGATACTCGCCTCGATACCGCTGGCGGTGTCGATTCACACGGTCACGGCCTTTCTCTACAACGGTCTCGCCGCGCGGCCCTTCTGGAACTCGGCCATTATCGCCCCGCGGTTCATAGCGTCCGCATTCTGTTCGGGACCGGCACTGATGCTCATCGTGTTTCAGATCGCCAGGAGGGTGACCAACATAAGGATCACCAACAGGGCGATCTTCAAGATCGCCGAGCTCATCGCCTACGCAATGGCCATAAACCTCTTCCTGCTCGTCTGCGAATATTTCAAGGAGTACTACTCGGACACGACCCACATCGCGTCATTCAAGTACCTCTACATGGGTCTTCACGGCAAAAACGCTCTCGTTCCATTTATCTGGATCGCCATACTTTTCAACATCATGGGGTTTTTGCTGCTCCTCATTCCGAAGACGAGGGAAAATCTCATAACCCTCAACATCGGCTGCATACTCATACTGCACGGGGTGTACATCGAGAAGGGGATGGGCCTGGTGATCCCGGGGTTTATCCCGGATGTTCTGGGAGAGATATACGAATATACCCCCACGTTTACGGAGTTCCTCATAGGAATGGGCATCTGGGGATTCGGGATGCTCCTGTACACGATAATCCTGAAGGTCGCCATTCCGATCAAAACAGGGGATTTCACCTCTTCCCGGGCCGAGACGAAAGCCGACGTTGAAGAGGCCGAGGGATTCCCTGCCTGA
- a CDS encoding LysE family transporter, whose protein sequence is MFLATGSFVIALSGALMPGPLLTITIGESVKRGAKAGPLLIVGHSILEGALVILLLSGLSSLIVKTGFKIFSFFSGGAILLIMGYSMVRESSTIDMEQVRGSGEKRGNIILLGILGSISNPYWIIWWATIGLGYLVASIKLGVPGVVCFFIGHILADFAWYTVVSSAIARGKKVFSAKVYRRVICACGIFLIGFGGWFLFGCYKLIAA, encoded by the coding sequence ATGTTTCTCGCCACGGGGTCCTTCGTGATCGCCCTCTCGGGGGCGCTCATGCCCGGACCGCTCTTGACGATCACCATCGGCGAATCGGTCAAGCGCGGCGCGAAAGCCGGGCCCCTTCTGATCGTGGGACACAGCATCCTCGAGGGGGCTCTCGTCATCCTCCTGCTGTCGGGTCTTTCCTCGCTCATCGTCAAGACGGGGTTCAAGATATTCTCGTTTTTCTCGGGGGGAGCGATCCTGCTGATCATGGGGTACTCCATGGTCCGGGAATCCTCCACCATCGACATGGAGCAGGTGCGGGGCAGCGGGGAAAAGAGGGGAAACATCATCCTCCTGGGCATTCTCGGGTCCATTTCGAACCCCTACTGGATAATCTGGTGGGCCACCATCGGCCTCGGATACCTCGTGGCGTCGATCAAACTGGGCGTTCCCGGCGTCGTGTGCTTTTTCATCGGCCACATCCTGGCCGATTTCGCCTGGTACACGGTCGTCTCCTCGGCAATCGCCAGGGGGAAGAAGGTTTTTTCAGCCAAGGTCTACCGCCGCGTCATATGTGCCTGCGGCATCTTTCTGATCGGTTTCGGGGGATGGTTCCTCTTCGGGTGCTACAAGCTCATCGCTGCATGA
- a CDS encoding c-type cytochrome, translated as MRNRRFRHITPVIFSLALCFLLVVSGCGEGTKKAPEKAKPEAVKKRVTKIDQVRVRRYFLVSDLFSGRKIFEEKHCSQCHAIFEKEEKAGPTLDTSEFRGSFLDIFSTLWNHAPQMAVHMRKEGLPRPDFSTPELNQLVSFLYMLPYLSEPGDPAKGEKILMEKLCFNCHFRGSAGKRGGVSLDPLGAYKSQIILIQRMWNHGPMMISQMISTGTPVPKFSGKDMANLFAALTEGERGEKKIFLGIGDANRGRTLFAEKKCISCHAVFGQGGKQGPDLGETVSQAGVAELTALLWNHSGEMQEKFREKNLSWPYFSETEMGDLIVYLYSLNYIDKPGDPSKGAKILEQKGCADCHFETEEDKKTFLRQVRPDNSIQFSSYLWNHIPNMEANMVSQAVTWPELTGQELRDILAFLQSQ; from the coding sequence ATGCGAAACAGGAGATTCCGCCATATAACCCCGGTGATTTTCAGCCTGGCCCTCTGCTTCCTCCTGGTTGTCTCCGGATGCGGGGAAGGGACCAAGAAAGCCCCCGAGAAGGCCAAGCCTGAAGCCGTGAAAAAACGGGTCACGAAAATAGACCAGGTCAGGGTCCGGAGGTATTTCCTGGTCAGTGATCTTTTCTCGGGAAGGAAAATCTTCGAGGAAAAGCACTGCAGCCAGTGCCACGCCATCTTCGAAAAGGAAGAGAAAGCGGGACCTACCCTGGATACATCCGAGTTTCGCGGGAGCTTCCTCGACATATTCTCCACCCTCTGGAACCATGCGCCCCAGATGGCGGTGCACATGAGAAAAGAGGGGCTGCCGCGGCCCGACTTCAGCACCCCGGAACTGAACCAGCTCGTCTCGTTCCTCTACATGCTGCCCTACCTCAGCGAACCCGGTGACCCGGCAAAGGGCGAAAAGATACTCATGGAAAAACTCTGCTTCAACTGCCACTTCAGGGGAAGTGCGGGAAAGAGGGGGGGGGTATCCCTTGACCCGCTGGGTGCCTACAAATCCCAGATCATCCTCATACAGCGAATGTGGAACCACGGGCCCATGATGATAAGCCAGATGATCTCAACGGGCACACCCGTTCCGAAGTTCTCCGGGAAGGACATGGCAAACCTCTTTGCCGCCCTGACCGAGGGAGAAAGGGGCGAGAAAAAGATCTTCCTCGGCATCGGCGATGCAAACAGGGGGCGGACGCTGTTTGCCGAGAAAAAGTGCATCAGCTGCCATGCCGTTTTCGGGCAGGGGGGAAAGCAGGGCCCCGACCTGGGGGAAACGGTCTCCCAGGCGGGCGTTGCCGAGCTGACGGCGCTGTTGTGGAATCACTCCGGGGAGATGCAGGAAAAATTCCGGGAGAAGAACCTCTCGTGGCCCTACTTCTCGGAAACGGAGATGGGCGATCTCATCGTCTACCTCTACTCCCTGAACTATATCGACAAACCGGGAGACCCGTCGAAGGGGGCAAAGATACTGGAGCAGAAAGGATGTGCAGACTGCCACTTCGAGACGGAGGAGGATAAGAAGACCTTCCTCAGGCAGGTTAGGCCCGATAACAGCATACAGTTCTCCAGCTACCTGTGGAACCACATACCGAACATGGAAGCCAACATGGTAAGCCAGGCCGTTACCTGGCCCGAGCTCACGGGCCAGGAGCTGCGCGATATCCTGGCCTTCCTGCAGAGCCAGTAG
- a CDS encoding polysulfide reductase gives MERTSVSPHPDAALLRPIENPGRGFYYIVAILLAVIFYTMYIYVRQLKYGLGVTGMAQPVTWGFYIINFVFFIGISHAGTLISAILRLSNAEWRRPITRMAEVITAIVLAIGGLHPIIDLGRPDRVLHLFYNGRLQSPLLWDVCSITAYFTASTVYLYIPMIPDIAILRDRGVRPRWLYNFLSWGWQGTKRQHEVLERAMNILMVMVIPIAVSVHTIISYIFAMTVQPGWHSTIFGPYFVVGAIFSGIAAILVVMIVFRKLFRLERYLKQIHFNYLGILLLIMSLIWFYFTFSEYLTAFYGHEPNEMRVFWYKFTGKFAPFFWGMVICNFVIPVALLSNRKTRTIPGILVASITVIIGMWLERLAIVVPSLANPRLPYPTGIYVPTHTEWMLFLWGVSVFALGYVLFARFFPVISVWEIEEGREESAHIVGERIKSYQPDMELHEPEEKASAEVAKPPPPGDEGGET, from the coding sequence ATGGAACGGACTTCCGTAAGCCCCCATCCCGACGCCGCTTTGCTCAGGCCCATTGAAAATCCCGGCAGGGGGTTCTACTACATCGTCGCCATTCTTCTCGCCGTTATCTTCTACACCATGTACATCTACGTCCGCCAGCTCAAATACGGGCTGGGAGTGACCGGAATGGCACAGCCCGTCACCTGGGGTTTTTACATCATAAACTTCGTCTTCTTCATCGGGATCAGCCACGCGGGCACTTTGATTTCGGCAATCCTGCGCCTCTCCAACGCCGAGTGGCGGCGCCCGATCACGCGAATGGCCGAAGTCATCACCGCCATCGTCCTCGCAATAGGAGGTTTGCATCCCATTATCGACCTGGGCCGCCCTGACCGGGTCCTCCACCTGTTCTACAACGGCCGCCTCCAGTCGCCCCTGCTCTGGGACGTGTGCAGCATCACGGCATATTTCACGGCCAGCACGGTGTATCTCTACATCCCCATGATCCCCGACATCGCGATCCTGCGGGATCGGGGAGTCCGGCCACGCTGGCTCTATAACTTTCTCTCCTGGGGGTGGCAGGGAACCAAGCGCCAGCACGAGGTGCTCGAGCGGGCGATGAACATCCTGATGGTGATGGTCATACCCATCGCCGTGTCGGTCCACACCATCATCTCCTACATCTTCGCAATGACGGTGCAGCCCGGGTGGCACAGCACCATATTCGGTCCCTATTTCGTCGTGGGAGCCATCTTCTCCGGGATCGCGGCGATACTCGTGGTCATGATCGTATTCCGCAAGTTATTCCGGCTGGAAAGGTACCTCAAGCAAATTCACTTCAACTATCTCGGCATCCTCCTGCTCATCATGTCCCTGATCTGGTTCTATTTCACCTTCTCGGAGTATCTCACGGCATTCTACGGGCACGAGCCGAACGAGATGCGTGTTTTCTGGTACAAGTTCACGGGGAAATTTGCCCCCTTCTTCTGGGGTATGGTGATCTGCAATTTCGTGATTCCCGTGGCCCTGCTCTCAAACCGTAAAACACGGACGATCCCGGGTATATTAGTTGCGTCCATCACCGTGATCATCGGCATGTGGCTCGAGCGGCTCGCCATCGTCGTCCCGTCGCTGGCCAATCCCCGCCTTCCCTACCCGACGGGTATCTACGTTCCCACCCACACGGAGTGGATGTTGTTCCTCTGGGGTGTATCCGTGTTTGCCCTCGGGTACGTTTTGTTCGCGCGGTTCTTCCCCGTCATCTCCGTCTGGGAAATCGAAGAGGGGCGTGAAGAGAGCGCCCACATCGTGGGGGAGCGCATAAAATCATACCAACCCGATATGGAACTTCATGAGCCGGAAGAAAAGGCATCCGCCGAAGTCGCCAAGCCTCCGCCGCCAGGCGATGAAGGAGGGGAAACATGA
- a CDS encoding 4Fe-4S dicluster domain-containing protein gives MKWGMVIDLQKCTGCGECAAACKLENNVAIVEPEESALGRSMLWMDMLTMYEGEYPLLRVRLIPRPCMHCEHPPCTKVCPVRATYINEEGIVAQIYPQCIGCRYCMAACPYTVKSFNWYKPEWIKENRATKNPDVSVRPVGVVEKCTFCHHRLQKAKEQAKYENRELLEEDFQPACVESCPTGAIVFGDLDNHEHHVSHLKHSPRAMKLLEDLGTEPKVIYLTEVD, from the coding sequence ATGAAGTGGGGCATGGTCATAGATCTCCAAAAATGCACCGGTTGCGGCGAGTGCGCGGCGGCCTGCAAGCTGGAAAACAACGTGGCGATCGTGGAGCCCGAAGAGTCAGCGCTGGGTCGTTCAATGCTCTGGATGGACATGCTCACCATGTACGAGGGGGAATACCCCCTCCTCCGGGTGAGGCTGATTCCGCGCCCGTGCATGCACTGCGAACACCCACCCTGCACGAAGGTCTGCCCCGTCCGGGCCACCTACATAAACGAAGAGGGCATCGTTGCACAGATATATCCCCAGTGCATCGGCTGCCGCTACTGCATGGCTGCCTGCCCCTACACGGTCAAATCCTTCAACTGGTACAAACCGGAATGGATAAAAGAGAACCGCGCCACGAAAAACCCCGACGTCTCTGTCCGCCCCGTCGGCGTGGTGGAGAAGTGCACGTTCTGCCACCACCGCCTGCAAAAAGCCAAGGAGCAGGCAAAGTACGAAAACCGGGAACTTCTGGAAGAGGACTTCCAGCCCGCCTGCGTGGAAAGCTGCCCGACCGGGGCCATCGTATTCGGGGACCTGGACAATCACGAGCATCACGTAAGCCACCTGAAACACAGCCCGCGGGCAATGAAGCTGCTGGAAGACCTGGGAACTGAGCCGAAGGTGATCTATCTAACGGAGGTGGATTAA